A window of Campylobacter concisus contains these coding sequences:
- a CDS encoding tRNA (cytidine(34)-2'-O)-methyltransferase encodes MFNIVLVHPQIPQNTGAIGRMCVNANLKLHIVKPTVFDLSEKAVRRAGLDYWKILNPKIWDSLEEFLEANLSHKDRFFFATTKTNRLYYEAEFKPGDFIFFGGESTGLPREFMDINFKNAITIPMGKEGRSLNLAMSAGIIAYEAIRQNITEFDFRGEI; translated from the coding sequence ATGTTTAACATAGTCCTAGTCCATCCTCAGATACCGCAAAATACTGGAGCTATCGGTAGAATGTGCGTTAATGCAAATTTAAAGCTACATATCGTTAAACCCACCGTGTTTGATTTGAGTGAAAAGGCTGTTAGACGAGCAGGGCTTGACTACTGGAAAATTTTAAATCCAAAAATTTGGGATAGTTTGGAAGAATTTTTAGAAGCAAACTTAAGCCACAAGGATAGATTTTTCTTCGCTACTACAAAGACAAATAGGCTTTACTACGAGGCCGAGTTTAAGCCAGGAGATTTTATATTTTTTGGTGGCGAGAGTACTGGACTGCCAAGAGAATTTATGGATATAAATTTTAAAAACGCCATAACCATACCAATGGGAAAAGAGGGCAGGAGCTTAAATTTAGCTATGAGTGCTGGCATTATCGCGTATGAGGCGATCAGGCAAAATATCACTGAATTTGACTTTAGGGGTGAAATTTGA
- a CDS encoding sulfatase-like hydrolase/transferase — MAVAKKIEVVVCDNLDQNHTSDHRAEGFDEVIFDEAKKVIEDANSTTLIVLHLQGSHGPIYYKGYPRKFKEFTPTCDTAELNKCAPEEIANTYDNTILYEYYLQSKLINALEARKDEFEVTMFFFSDHGESLGENGIYLHGLPYSIAPDEQKHIPAIVFSSDRELLKRLKTRRDESLSHDFIFSSVLGYFGIKTKVYEPEFDIFR; from the coding sequence GTGGCGGTTGCAAAAAAAATAGAAGTAGTGGTTTGCGACAATCTTGATCAAAACCATACTTCAGATCATCGAGCAGAAGGTTTTGACGAAGTGATATTTGATGAGGCCAAAAAGGTCATCGAAGATGCAAATTCCACTACCCTTATCGTGCTACACCTGCAAGGCTCACACGGCCCTATCTACTACAAAGGCTACCCAAGAAAATTTAAAGAATTTACCCCAACATGCGACACTGCCGAGCTAAATAAATGCGCGCCAGAAGAGATAGCAAATACCTACGACAACACCATCTTATATGAGTACTATCTACAAAGCAAGCTGATAAATGCCCTTGAAGCAAGAAAAGATGAATTTGAAGTCACCATGTTCTTTTTCTCAGATCACGGAGAGAGCCTAGGCGAAAACGGCATATACTTACATGGTCTGCCTTATTCCATCGCTCCAGATGAGCAAAAACACATCCCTGCCATCGTCTTTTCAAGCGATAGAGAACTTTTAAAAAGGCTAAAAACCAGGAGAGATGAAAGCCTTTCGCATGATTTTATATTTAGCTCAGTTCTTGGATATTTTGGAATAAAAACTAAGGTCTATGAGCCAGAATTCGATATTTTTAGGTAG
- the glyS gene encoding glycine--tRNA ligase subunit beta — protein MKELLLEIGVEELPAIPFLRELPNINAKWQAVLEKYNIKSEFKFYYTPRRLVFFHEKFPQSQPDSVASFIGAPKQVALKDRAFTKAALSFANKCGIDESELKFKEIDGKEVLYYEKEVKGDPVAKIMGDMVEEFLKSLNFGKSMRWGNGEFEFIRPIRSFLCLLGDEVIKFNKFGVESGDSTYPHRSISYDKIKISNIKEYFEGSKSRGVVLEAGEREKIILDEFEKISQKSGLKIEIDKDLLAEVVAITEYPTALLGSFEEEFLEVPSEVIITSMKENQRYFPVFKNGKLANGFVVVSNAITQDYSLIIKGNEKVLRARLSDAMFFWQSDLAHEFGPEKLKNITYLKELGSIYEKELRELQVAKKLASNYDELLKKEAGEYEAKLERAVMLSKADLTTQMVYEFTELQGIMGAYYAKAKNEDENVVLAIKEQYLPDGEEAQCPSKVFSSVVALSNKLDTLMGLFSIGKIPSGTKDPYALRRAANGVIKIVLAHNLKFNVKEILEDIAKDYKKFDVEVLINFILDRLYTFFDANASIVKACIKSGEKDILELTKMIEALAKISSEPNFRENFSTFKRLANIIKDDKFSKIDESLFEIDAEKALNDAFKAVDKSLAYEPMLKALFALKPQIDEFFDKVMINVENEKVRNNRIAIIGQIYSEILKVADIKEISF, from the coding sequence ATGAAAGAGTTATTATTAGAAATTGGAGTTGAGGAGCTTCCAGCGATACCGTTTTTAAGGGAGCTGCCAAATATCAATGCTAAATGGCAGGCTGTTCTTGAAAAATATAACATCAAAAGCGAGTTTAAATTTTACTATACGCCGCGTCGTTTAGTCTTTTTCCATGAGAAATTCCCACAATCTCAGCCTGATAGCGTGGCTAGCTTTATCGGTGCGCCAAAGCAAGTTGCGCTAAAAGACAGAGCTTTTACAAAGGCAGCACTTAGCTTTGCAAATAAATGCGGCATAGATGAGAGTGAGCTTAAATTTAAAGAGATAGACGGCAAAGAGGTGCTCTACTACGAAAAAGAGGTAAAGGGTGATCCGGTTGCCAAGATAATGGGTGACATGGTTGAGGAGTTTTTAAAGAGCCTAAATTTTGGCAAGTCTATGCGCTGGGGCAACGGCGAGTTTGAGTTTATCCGTCCGATAAGATCGTTTTTGTGTTTACTTGGTGATGAGGTCATAAAATTTAATAAATTTGGCGTTGAGAGCGGTGATTCAACCTATCCACACAGAAGCATTAGCTATGACAAGATAAAAATTTCAAATATAAAAGAGTATTTTGAAGGCTCAAAAAGCCGTGGTGTCGTGCTTGAAGCAGGCGAGAGAGAAAAAATAATTCTTGATGAGTTTGAAAAGATCAGCCAAAAAAGCGGGCTAAAGATCGAAATCGATAAAGACTTGTTAGCTGAAGTTGTGGCGATCACCGAGTATCCGACAGCACTTCTTGGCTCGTTTGAAGAGGAATTTTTGGAGGTGCCAAGCGAGGTCATCATCACTTCTATGAAAGAAAATCAGCGCTACTTCCCAGTCTTTAAAAATGGCAAGCTAGCAAACGGCTTCGTTGTCGTTAGCAACGCCATAACGCAGGACTATTCGCTCATCATCAAGGGCAACGAAAAGGTGCTAAGGGCAAGGCTAAGTGATGCGATGTTCTTTTGGCAAAGCGACCTAGCGCACGAATTTGGCCCAGAAAAACTAAAAAATATAACTTACCTAAAAGAGCTTGGAAGTATCTACGAAAAAGAGCTTAGAGAGCTACAAGTGGCTAAAAAGCTTGCTAGCAACTATGACGAGCTACTCAAAAAAGAAGCTGGCGAGTACGAGGCTAAGCTAGAGCGAGCTGTGATGCTAAGTAAGGCTGATCTTACAACGCAGATGGTTTATGAATTTACCGAGCTTCAAGGTATCATGGGTGCTTACTACGCAAAGGCTAAAAATGAAGATGAAAACGTCGTTTTAGCCATAAAAGAGCAGTATCTGCCAGACGGCGAGGAGGCGCAGTGCCCAAGCAAGGTCTTTAGCTCGGTTGTGGCGCTTTCAAATAAGCTTGATACGCTAATGGGACTCTTTAGCATCGGCAAAATCCCAAGTGGCACGAAAGACCCATACGCTCTAAGACGCGCGGCAAATGGCGTGATAAAGATCGTTTTGGCGCATAATTTGAAATTTAACGTAAAAGAAATTTTAGAAGATATCGCAAAGGATTATAAGAAATTTGACGTTGAAGTGCTTATAAATTTCATCCTTGATAGGCTCTACACCTTCTTTGACGCAAACGCTTCTATCGTAAAAGCGTGCATAAAAAGCGGCGAAAAGGATATCTTGGAGCTAACTAAGATGATAGAGGCGCTTGCTAAAATTTCAAGTGAGCCAAATTTTAGGGAGAATTTCTCTACATTTAAGCGCCTTGCAAATATCATCAAAGACGATAAATTTAGCAAGATTGATGAGAGTCTCTTTGAGATAGATGCTGAAAAGGCCTTAAATGATGCATTTAAAGCGGTCGATAAGAGCCTAGCGTATGAGCCAATGCTAAAGGCGCTATTTGCATTAAAACCACAGATCGATGAGTTTTTTGACAAAGTTATGATAAATGTTGAAAATGAGAAAGTGCGAAATAATCGCATTGCTATTATCGGCCAAATTTATAGCGAGATACTAAAAGTAGCTGATATAAAAGAGATCAGCTTTTAA
- the maf gene encoding septum formation inhibitor Maf, whose protein sequence is MITLASSSPTRANLLKDAGINFTQISFQFDESKIEKNVKPEIYVQNVVKAKKEQFLKENIGLKNLLFADSCVACGDKILGKAKDEKEAIAMLNLQSGNECSVYTAMIFLGEFELINVSRTTYKFKKFDEHDLNEYIKNNEWQGKAGAMTIENFNKKYIISQHGETSTAMGLNLKILKAFL, encoded by the coding sequence ATGATAACACTCGCTTCAAGCTCGCCAACAAGGGCAAATTTGTTAAAAGATGCTGGCATAAATTTCACTCAAATTTCTTTCCAGTTTGACGAGAGCAAGATAGAAAAAAATGTAAAGCCTGAAATTTATGTCCAAAATGTCGTAAAAGCTAAAAAAGAGCAATTTTTAAAAGAAAATATAGGTCTTAAAAATTTACTCTTTGCAGATAGCTGTGTGGCGTGTGGAGATAAAATTTTAGGTAAAGCAAAGGACGAAAAAGAAGCGATTGCCATGCTAAATTTACAAAGCGGTAACGAATGCAGCGTCTATACGGCGATGATATTTTTAGGCGAATTTGAGCTTATAAACGTAAGTAGGACTACGTATAAATTTAAAAAATTTGACGAGCATGACCTTAATGAATACATAAAAAATAATGAGTGGCAAGGCAAGGCTGGAGCCATGACGATAGAAAATTTTAATAAAAAATATATCATCTCCCAACACGGCGAAACCAGCACCGCTATGGGGCTAAATTTAAAAATATTAAAGGCATTTTTATGA
- a CDS encoding CiaD-like domain-containing protein, with translation MKLDDIARMAISEVSAELEKIEALQNKKQEELERENLKKELLAIESNENILNNELKVETNLQNEQVFEVKEEPVSPIKNREVSEEKIFLANLAERIEVLFEGLKQTSEQNLASRLELTTKFLEFTLANIENRLQNLSK, from the coding sequence ATGAAGCTTGATGATATCGCTAGAATGGCAATCAGTGAGGTTAGCGCTGAGCTTGAGAAAATAGAAGCATTGCAAAATAAAAAGCAAGAAGAGCTTGAGCGTGAGAATCTAAAAAAAGAGCTTTTGGCCATAGAGTCTAATGAAAATATACTAAATAACGAGCTAAAAGTTGAGACAAATTTACAAAATGAGCAAGTATTTGAGGTAAAAGAGGAACCAGTAAGTCCAATAAAAAATAGAGAGGTGAGCGAAGAGAAAATTTTCTTAGCAAACCTTGCTGAACGCATAGAAGTGCTTTTTGAAGGGCTTAAACAAACTAGTGAGCAAAATCTCGCTTCAAGGCTTGAGCTAACGACAAAATTTTTAGAATTTACCCTTGCAAATATCGAAAATAGACTCCAAAATCTCTCAAAATAA
- a CDS encoding CCA tRNA nucleotidyltransferase — protein sequence MQISKIDSKISQNKPLDGSKNEIKIKNEIYKNSELDFFRSLFAPFTSRVYLVGGCVRDAFLGREIYDYDIEVYDIEPTKFNELMASIGASGVGKSYFIYKYKNYDIGLPRSESKTGNSHKDFAVSYINDPKMASLRRDFTINAMMMNIFNGEILDFYGGKQDLANKILRHIDSEKFKEDPLRVLRGVQFSARLDFSIADDTLELMKMLDLSHLSKDRINTELIKFFRAKYLEKGAYYLFELGFFKEIFGVQISMDDGFLSDLKSAREFVDDERLFLYLLFGKFELDANEILEKIRLPKSYFSILKQPYFKDMPIDKELMQIALNMPIKSWLGAYNKERIERAKKLGIYEVKFDAKVDVAEILSADFKNEEIAKEIKRRQELEISKYLSERKPRKD from the coding sequence TTGCAAATATCGAAAATAGACTCCAAAATCTCTCAAAATAAGCCATTAGATGGCTCAAAAAATGAGATAAAAATCAAAAATGAAATTTATAAAAATAGCGAGCTAGACTTTTTTAGATCGCTATTTGCCCCATTTACTTCACGTGTCTATCTAGTTGGTGGCTGCGTGAGAGATGCATTTTTGGGGCGAGAAATTTATGATTATGACATCGAGGTTTATGACATTGAGCCTACTAAATTTAATGAGCTAATGGCTAGTATAGGCGCTAGCGGTGTTGGTAAAAGCTACTTTATCTACAAATACAAAAACTACGATATTGGGCTTCCAAGAAGCGAGAGCAAAACTGGAAATTCACACAAAGACTTTGCAGTAAGCTATATTAATGATCCCAAAATGGCGAGCCTTAGGCGAGATTTTACGATAAATGCCATGATGATGAATATCTTTAATGGAGAAATTTTAGACTTTTACGGCGGGAAGCAAGATTTAGCAAACAAGATATTAAGGCACATTGATAGTGAAAAATTTAAAGAAGATCCGCTAAGGGTGCTACGTGGCGTGCAGTTTAGCGCAAGGCTTGATTTTAGCATAGCTGACGATACGCTAGAGCTTATGAAAATGCTTGATTTATCGCATCTAAGTAAGGATAGGATAAATACTGAGCTTATTAAATTTTTTCGCGCAAAGTATCTAGAAAAGGGAGCTTACTATCTTTTTGAGCTTGGGTTTTTTAAAGAAATTTTTGGCGTGCAAATTTCTATGGACGATGGGTTTTTAAGTGATCTTAAGAGTGCTAGAGAATTTGTGGATGATGAGAGGCTATTTTTGTATCTTTTGTTTGGCAAATTTGAGCTTGACGCAAATGAAATTTTAGAGAAAATTCGTCTACCAAAGAGCTACTTTTCTATCTTAAAGCAGCCTTATTTTAAGGACATGCCAATCGATAAAGAGCTAATGCAAATAGCTCTAAATATGCCCATAAAATCATGGCTTGGAGCTTATAATAAAGAGCGGATAGAGCGTGCCAAGAAGCTTGGAATTTATGAGGTAAAATTTGATGCGAAGGTTGATGTAGCGGAAATTTTATCAGCTGATTTTAAAAACGAAGAAATTGCAAAAGAGATAAAACGTAGGCAAGAGCTTGAAATTTCAAAATATCTAAGCGAGCGTAAGCCTAGAAAAGATTAG
- a CDS encoding endonuclease/exonuclease/phosphatase family protein, with the protein MRVVFALFFTILVAFASEISIATYNVQNLFDCKDDGSEYLDFKVGVSKWDCEAADSKLQRTRQIINALNTDIIALQEIENEQVLKALVSDSEYKFVSFTKEKNSPVGLGLISKLQPSGSEVFKVPNVKTRNILKVIFETEGKKFSIFVNHFPTYKNGINMQKKAEKTLRAALGKEKNAIILGDFNSPFGQKSILNDIIATRNFYDLYKELEPKDRYSHAVHGKKRAIDHVLLSPSFMENGDLSYISGSFEVFKPSFAVDEKGFAKSDLYSDHFALKFKISTDPSLVKKSFVSKIFKKDENKANKKISEQNYKTVNVDTLFDHPEAVPAVIEKVVVILKDKHGFIFSKNHRGIYVYDPKNSVIVGEELDILVRRMKIYEDALEVSSYEIINEHDTKDISENLLDASQLSEARSGDVFAEISGRLERGYLHTPYGKIRVYSKKKLKDGEYNFENARVKIYKRENQIVVE; encoded by the coding sequence TTGAGAGTAGTTTTTGCTTTGTTTTTTACCATTTTAGTGGCATTTGCGAGTGAAATTAGCATCGCAACTTATAATGTGCAAAATTTATTTGATTGCAAAGATGATGGTAGCGAGTATCTTGATTTTAAAGTAGGCGTATCAAAATGGGACTGCGAGGCAGCTGATTCAAAACTACAAAGGACAAGACAGATCATAAATGCACTAAATACTGACATTATCGCACTTCAAGAGATCGAAAATGAGCAAGTTTTAAAAGCTCTAGTAAGTGATAGCGAGTATAAATTTGTAAGCTTTACAAAGGAGAAAAACTCTCCTGTTGGGCTTGGGCTTATTTCAAAGTTGCAGCCAAGTGGCAGTGAAGTTTTTAAAGTTCCAAATGTAAAGACGAGAAATATTTTAAAGGTTATTTTTGAGACAGAAGGTAAGAAATTTAGCATATTTGTAAATCACTTTCCAACTTATAAAAATGGCATAAATATGCAAAAAAAGGCTGAAAAAACGTTAAGAGCGGCTCTAGGTAAAGAGAAAAATGCGATTATTTTGGGTGATTTTAACTCGCCCTTTGGACAAAAATCTATCCTAAATGACATCATTGCAACGAGAAATTTTTATGATCTTTATAAAGAGCTTGAGCCAAAAGATAGATATTCTCACGCAGTGCATGGCAAAAAAAGAGCGATCGATCATGTTTTGCTTTCGCCTAGTTTTATGGAAAATGGCGATCTAAGTTATATTAGTGGCAGCTTTGAAGTCTTTAAACCAAGCTTTGCAGTCGATGAAAAAGGCTTTGCAAAGAGCGACCTTTACTCAGATCACTTTGCGTTAAAGTTTAAAATTTCAACTGATCCAAGCCTAGTAAAAAAGAGCTTTGTAAGTAAAATTTTTAAAAAAGATGAAAACAAAGCCAATAAAAAAATAAGCGAACAAAACTATAAGACGGTCAATGTAGATACGCTTTTTGATCATCCAGAAGCTGTGCCAGCAGTGATTGAAAAAGTGGTTGTTATCCTAAAAGATAAGCATGGCTTTATTTTCTCGAAAAATCACCGCGGAATTTATGTCTATGATCCTAAAAATAGCGTTATTGTAGGCGAAGAGCTAGATATTTTAGTAAGGCGAATGAAAATTTATGAAGATGCGCTTGAAGTCAGCTCTTATGAGATCATAAATGAGCATGACACAAAAGATATTAGCGAAAATTTACTAGATGCATCGCAATTAAGCGAAGCTAGAAGTGGTGATGTCTTTGCTGAAATTTCGGGTAGACTAGAGAGGGGCTATCTGCATACACCATACGGTAAGATCAGAGTTTATAGCAAGAAAAAGCTAAAAGATGGCGAGTATAATTTTGAAAATGCGAGAGTTAAAATTTATAAGAGAGAAAACCAAATCGTTGTGGAGTAG
- a CDS encoding transglycosylase domain-containing protein, producing MKYILAFIFIVAISLGGAFLYFYSQVRFDAYAIIDYKPKLTTQIFDRNNELIANIFEENRIYVKYNDIPPRVIEALVAIEDTSYFEHGGINVEAMARAAIKDIKARKLVEGASTLTQQLIKNLALSREKKFTRKIKEIVLAMKLESELSKEDIIERYLNHVYFGHGYYGIKTAAEGYFRKELNELSIKEVAMLVGLPKAPSTYDPTKHLDLSLSRANRVLERMYSIGWINEDEYRKGVLEEPAVFDDTLTRNKAPYVVDEIIKEASKKFDDIKTGGYKIQSTVDLNVQKIAQEALVYGYNEILKRDKKANAEILNGAIVVTHPQSGQILALIGGIDYTKSSYNRATQSKRQPGSSFKPFIYQIALDSGYSVVSQVADIARTFDMGNGKEWTPKNYSGGFQGYITIKSAITQSRNLATINLLNDLGLSSVRKQLTDMGFNDIPENLSIALGSFGISPLDFAKFYSMFPNEGEMVEPTLIKHIENSFGASMDYEPQRKQVLKPEQAFLMTTLLQNVVNNGTGRNAKINGIQIAGKTGTTNNNIDAWFCGYSPDIEAIIWYGNDDNSPMKKIEGGGRTAAPVFKKFMEGYIKLYPTLRRAFEQPDGVYKGYYGGSDEYYTNDSPLPQNIPANDIIQDQENDGLLF from the coding sequence ATGAAATATATCCTGGCATTTATCTTTATAGTTGCCATTTCACTTGGCGGAGCATTTTTATATTTTTATTCGCAAGTTAGATTTGATGCTTACGCTATTATTGATTATAAACCAAAGCTTACAACGCAAATTTTTGATAGAAATAACGAACTCATCGCAAATATCTTTGAAGAAAATAGAATTTACGTAAAATATAACGACATCCCGCCGCGTGTCATCGAAGCACTCGTGGCTATTGAGGATACGAGCTACTTTGAGCATGGTGGCATAAACGTAGAAGCCATGGCAAGGGCTGCCATAAAAGATATTAAAGCTAGAAAGCTGGTCGAGGGTGCTTCAACACTAACACAACAGCTCATTAAAAATCTAGCCCTAAGCCGCGAGAAGAAATTTACAAGAAAGATAAAAGAGATCGTGCTTGCTATGAAGCTTGAAAGCGAGCTTAGCAAAGAAGATATCATAGAAAGATACCTAAACCACGTATATTTTGGACATGGCTACTACGGCATAAAAACAGCAGCTGAAGGATATTTTAGAAAAGAGCTAAATGAGCTAAGCATAAAAGAGGTTGCCATGCTAGTTGGCTTGCCAAAGGCTCCAAGCACCTATGATCCTACAAAGCACCTTGATCTCTCGCTTAGCCGTGCAAATAGAGTACTTGAAAGGATGTATAGCATCGGCTGGATAAACGAGGACGAGTACCGCAAGGGCGTGCTTGAAGAGCCAGCAGTCTTTGACGATACACTCACAAGAAATAAAGCCCCTTACGTAGTCGATGAGATAATAAAAGAGGCTTCAAAGAAATTTGACGATATAAAAACTGGTGGCTATAAGATACAAAGCACAGTTGATCTAAATGTTCAAAAGATCGCTCAAGAAGCTCTAGTCTATGGCTACAATGAAATTTTAAAACGCGACAAAAAAGCAAATGCAGAAATCCTAAATGGAGCTATAGTAGTCACTCATCCACAAAGTGGTCAAATTTTGGCACTAATTGGCGGTATTGACTACACAAAAAGCAGTTATAACCGTGCCACTCAAAGCAAGCGCCAGCCAGGATCTAGCTTTAAGCCGTTTATATACCAAATAGCACTTGACAGTGGCTACTCAGTTGTTTCTCAAGTGGCTGATATCGCCAGGACATTTGATATGGGAAATGGCAAAGAGTGGACACCAAAGAACTATAGTGGCGGTTTTCAAGGCTATATCACTATAAAATCAGCCATAACTCAGTCTCGTAACCTCGCAACCATAAATTTGCTAAACGATCTTGGCCTTAGCTCGGTTCGTAAACAGCTTACTGATATGGGCTTTAACGATATCCCAGAAAATTTATCTATCGCACTTGGAAGTTTTGGGATTTCACCACTTGATTTTGCAAAATTTTACTCAATGTTCCCAAATGAGGGCGAGATGGTTGAGCCAACACTTATTAAGCATATAGAAAATAGCTTTGGGGCTTCGATGGACTATGAACCACAAAGAAAGCAAGTGCTAAAACCAGAACAAGCATTTTTGATGACGACACTTCTTCAAAATGTCGTAAATAATGGTACTGGACGTAACGCAAAAATAAATGGCATCCAAATAGCAGGCAAAACCGGCACAACAAATAATAACATCGATGCTTGGTTTTGTGGTTACTCACCTGATATCGAAGCGATAATCTGGTACGGAAATGACGACAACAGCCCTATGAAAAAGATTGAAGGCGGCGGCAGGACAGCAGCACCTGTGTTTAAAAAATTTATGGAAGGCTACATTAAGCTTTATCCTACTTTAAGACGTGCATTTGAGCAGCCAGACGGTGTTTATAAAGGCTATTATGGTGGCAGTGACGAATACTACACAAACGATTCACCACTACCTCAAAATATACCAGCAAATGACATCATACAAGATCAAGAAAACGATGGATTATTATTCTAG
- the leuB gene encoding 3-isopropylmalate dehydrogenase, whose amino-acid sequence MREYKICVIKGDGIGPEIIDEAIKILDVVSAEFGIKFEYDYKLMGGAAYDVFGVPLPDETLSSALNSDAVLFGAIGGEKWDSLPRHLRPESGLLKIRKELEAYANLRPAIVFDELVDASTLKPEVLRGVDFVVVRELTGGLYFGQPREKGEDRAFNTMIYSKMEIERIAKIAFETAMLRKKKVCMVDKANVLETSQLWREVTSEVAKKYPEVELSFMYVDNAAMQLVRAPANFDVILTENLFGDILSDEASMVCGSIGLLPSASMGGKVGIYEPIHGSAPDIAGQGIANPIATILSAAMMLRYAFSENEAADAIENAVKEALAKGYRTKDIAAFNAVEICSTSEIGDVIAGFIKK is encoded by the coding sequence ATGAGAGAATATAAAATTTGTGTTATAAAAGGCGATGGCATCGGTCCTGAGATCATAGATGAGGCGATAAAAATTTTAGATGTTGTTAGCGCTGAGTTTGGGATAAAATTTGAATACGACTACAAGCTTATGGGCGGTGCAGCTTATGATGTATTTGGCGTGCCTTTGCCAGATGAAACGCTTAGCTCTGCTTTAAACTCTGATGCTGTGCTTTTTGGAGCGATCGGCGGCGAGAAGTGGGATAGCTTGCCAAGACATCTAAGGCCAGAGAGCGGGCTTTTAAAGATCAGAAAAGAGCTTGAAGCTTATGCAAATTTACGCCCAGCCATTGTTTTTGATGAGCTAGTGGATGCTAGTACACTAAAGCCAGAGGTTTTAAGAGGCGTTGATTTTGTCGTGGTTCGTGAGCTAACGGGCGGACTTTATTTTGGGCAGCCACGTGAAAAAGGCGAAGATAGAGCGTTTAATACGATGATTTATTCTAAAATGGAGATAGAGCGCATCGCAAAGATCGCTTTTGAAACAGCAATGCTTCGCAAGAAAAAGGTCTGCATGGTCGATAAGGCAAATGTGCTTGAGACAAGTCAGCTTTGGCGTGAGGTGACTAGCGAAGTGGCTAAAAAATACCCTGAAGTAGAACTTAGCTTTATGTATGTGGATAATGCGGCGATGCAGCTAGTAAGAGCTCCAGCAAATTTTGACGTCATCCTTACTGAAAATTTATTCGGCGACATCTTAAGTGACGAAGCAAGTATGGTTTGTGGCTCGATAGGACTTTTGCCAAGCGCCAGCATGGGCGGCAAAGTGGGAATTTATGAGCCAATACACGGCTCAGCTCCAGACATCGCAGGACAGGGCATAGCAAATCCAATCGCAACAATTTTAAGTGCAGCAATGATGCTAAGATACGCATTTAGTGAAAATGAAGCCGCAGATGCGATAGAAAATGCTGTGAAAGAGGCACTTGCAAAAGGTTACAGAACAAAAGATATCGCTGCTTTTAACGCAGTTGAAATTTGCTCAACTAGCGAGATAGGCGATGTTATCGCAGGATTTATCAAAAAATGA
- a CDS encoding sulfatase-like hydrolase/transferase, with product MLAFNELKLRAKIISFSIVAIATIFLLTSKIFIPFFREHSNLRTALLPYYPIYSAIKLVKSITQKPLPFTYVADDATLANDKKKILVLIVGETQRSRNYSLNGYAKNDTNKFTKQKDVVSFTNFYSCGTATETSVPCLFSDLKRENFSNREAKARENLVDIINKLGIKTYFFDNNSGGCKKNRSSGLRQS from the coding sequence TTGCTAGCATTTAATGAGCTTAAATTAAGAGCAAAAATTATCTCATTTTCTATAGTTGCGATAGCTACCATATTTTTATTAACGTCTAAAATTTTTATACCATTTTTTAGAGAGCATTCGAATTTAAGAACCGCATTGCTCCCATACTATCCCATCTACTCGGCTATAAAACTAGTAAAATCGATCACTCAAAAACCACTCCCTTTTACCTACGTGGCAGATGACGCAACTCTTGCTAACGATAAAAAGAAAATTTTAGTTTTGATAGTTGGCGAGACACAAAGAAGCAGAAACTACTCACTAAATGGCTACGCCAAAAACGATACGAATAAATTTACTAAACAAAAAGATGTGGTAAGTTTTACAAATTTCTACTCATGTGGAACAGCCACAGAGACTAGTGTACCTTGCCTATTTTCAGACTTAAAGCGAGAAAATTTTAGTAACCGTGAAGCAAAAGCTCGTGAAAATTTAGTTGATATTATCAATAAGCTTGGTATAAAGACATACTTTTTTGACAATAATAGTGGCGGTTGCAAAAAAAATAGAAGTAGTGGTTTGCGACAATCTTGA
- a CDS encoding ComEA family DNA-binding protein codes for MRIKILLCLAVASIAYGANLNTASKNELMELGLSKGQALNIIKYRKAHKFKSIDELEKVQGIGFNDMQKVKEKLSIKENAKVKKSEAKNSKGKKKKK; via the coding sequence ATGAGGATTAAAATTTTACTTTGTTTAGCAGTCGCAAGTATTGCATATGGCGCTAATCTAAATACAGCCAGCAAAAATGAGTTGATGGAACTTGGCCTAAGTAAAGGCCAAGCGTTAAACATTATAAAATATAGAAAAGCCCATAAATTTAAAAGCATCGATGAACTTGAAAAAGTCCAAGGTATTGGCTTTAACGATATGCAAAAAGTTAAAGAAAAACTTAGCATAAAAGAGAATGCAAAAGTCAAAAAGTCTGAAGCAAAAAATTCTAAAGGCAAGAAAAAGAAAAAATAA